The Erythrolamprus reginae isolate rEryReg1 chromosome 3, rEryReg1.hap1, whole genome shotgun sequence genome contains a region encoding:
- the PCDHAC1 gene encoding protocadherin alpha-C1 — protein sequence MRVYLMVCCLIFYTVRGQVEYSIAEETERGAPVGNLARDLGIDAAKLPSRRFRMITSASKPYFNLNASTGALSVNEPVDREEICAREPTCSLNYELVLETPLELYKLQFKILDVNDHTPTFLLEEYHVNVAEFLAPGVRFTLPVAQDLDEGINSVQSYLLSPNRHFRLEMQTRGDGSRYPELVLEKPLDREQQATHRLTITAKDGGNPQRSGEAQVVVTVLDTNDNAPIFEHSVYRASVLENSPRGTLVTRVQATDLDEGQNGEVFYSFSNSTFPELQKMFSINPQNGEIKVSGALIVQKPLLEMFIEARDKGVFGMSTVAKLLVEITDVNNNAPEITLTSLSSPIPEDSLLGTVVALLSITDEDPSENGKIICKVPVDIPFQLKSSFDNYYSLITSGLLDREQVNEYNITVTASDLGSPPIATEKALWVQIADVNDNPPKFLNKIREIYIVENNKPGSSVFQMSASDPDLRENGRVSYFLRDIDIQGSSLSRYLAIDADNGIIYAKDTFDFEQLQNFHFQVEAKDNGFPILTATFIVSVTILDQNDNAPVILYPDVRNASVAVEIVPRLADANYLVTKVVAHDPDSGQNAWLSYYLLHSSDASLFQVLPNSGELRTSRSMRSSDPIKHKVVILVTDSGNPSLSSTVTLGILLADTLPQALPDFDDSLETHGQQLSSLNFYLIIALGCLSLVFFGFIIFLFAVRLFHCRTNPSCNCCCPMDDYEKYRYNVRMLPSSHFTPEMVEIAGMGKLTHTYLYRAALGVGTSNNNLMSNRDAGNLSKGAGLLQVPASCIQVQKVKSDHFNAILVVSSSFKYLLSLLVLGEMGK from the coding sequence ATGCGGGTCTATTTAATGGTGTGCTGCCTTATTTTCTACACCGTGCGTGGACAAGTGGAGTATTCCATCGCCGAAGAAACTGAGCGCGGCGCGCCCGTCGGCAACCTTGCACGGGATTTGGGGATCGATGCGGCGAAGCTGCCCTCCCGCAGATTCCGCATGATCACCAGTGCAAGTAAGCCATATTTCAACCTGAATGCGAGCACCGGAGCTTTGTCTGTCAACGAGCCCGTCGACAGGGAAGAAATCTGTGCACGGGAACCTACCTGCTCCCTGAATTACGAACTCGTGCTAGAAACCCCGCTGGAACTTTATAAACTGCAGTTTAAAATATTGGACGTGAACGATCACACTCCTACTTTTCTGCTAGAGGAATATCATGTGAATGTCGCCGAGTTCCTGGCTCCGGGAGTTCGGTTTACTCTCCCGGTCGCCCAAGATCTCGACGAAGGCATCAACAGCGTTCAGAGCTACCTTCTAAGCCCGAACCGGCATTTCAGACTAGAAATGCAGACTCGCGGGGATGGGAGTCGATATCCTGAACTGGTACTGGAAAAGCCCTTGGATCGGGAGCAGCAGGCCACACACAGGCTTACTATCACAGCTAAAGATGGAGGAAACCCCCAGAGGTCTGGAGAGGCCCAGGTCGTGGTAACTGTCCTGGACACAAATGACAATGCCCCTATTTTTGAGCATTCTGTCTACAGGGCCAGCGTTCTGGAAAACTCTCCTAGAGGCACTCTGGTCACTAGGGTGCAAGCCACAGACTTAGATGAGGGTCAGAATGGAGAGGTCTTCTACTCATTTAGCAACAGCACATTCCCCGAGCTACAGAAGATGTTCAGCATCAATCCACAGAATGGGGAGATAAAAGTCAGCGGTGCTTTAATTGTCCAAAAGCCCCTGCTAGAGATGTTCATTGAGGCAAGGGATAAAGGAGTCTTTGGCATGTCCACTGTAGCCAAACTGTTGGTGGAAATTACTGATGTGAATAACAATGCCCCAGAGATTACACTCACTTCGCTGTCCAGCCCCATCCCAGAGGATTCTCTGCTAGGCACGGTGGTGGCTCTTTTGAGCATTACTGATGAAGATCCTAGTGAGAATGGGAAAATCATTTGTAAGGTTCCTGTTGATATCCCCTTCCAACTCAAGTCCTCTTTTGATAATTACTACAGCCTGATCACAAGTGGTCTTCTTGATCGAGAACAGGTCAATGAATACAACATCACAGTCACTGCCTCTGATCTGGGTTCCCCTCCAATTGCCACCGAGAAAGCACTGTGGGTGCAGATTGCGGATGTGAATGACAATCCTCCCAAATTCCTCAATAAGATACGTGAAATTTACATAGTAGAGAACAATAAGCCGGGGTCATCTGTTTTCCAGATGTCAGCTTCTGATCCAGACCTCCGGGAGAATGGTCGGGTATCTTACTTTCTCAGGGACATTGACATCCAGGGCAGCTCCTTGTCTAGATATTTAGCCATTGATGCAGACAATGGAATCATCTATGCAAAAGACACTTTTGACTTTGAGCAACTCCAAAATTTTCATTTCCAAGTAGAGGCAAAGGATAATGGCTTCCCAATTCTGACTGCTACATTTATTGTCAGTGTTACTATCTTAGACCAAAATGACAATGCCCCAGTCATCTTGTATCCAGATGTGAGAAATGCTTCAGTAGCAGTTGAAATTGTGCCACGCTTGGCAGATGCCAactatttagtgaccaaagtggTGGCCCATGACCCAGACAGTGGGCAGAATGCTTGGCTTTCTTACTATCTTCTGCACTCCTCTGACGCAAGcctatttcaggttttaccaaaTTCCGGGGAACTTAGGACTAGTCGTTCTATGAGATCTAGTGACCCCATCAAGCACAAAGTGGTGATCTTGGTGACAGATAGTGGGaatccttccctctcctctacTGTAACTTTGGGCATTCTACTAGCTGACACTCTCCCACAAGCACTCCCGGACTTTGATGACAGCCTGGAAACACATGGGCAGCAGCTGTCTAGCTTGAACTTCTACTTGATCATTGCTCTAGGCTGCCTTTCCCTTGTCTTTTTTGGAtttatcatttttctttttgCTGTTCGACTTTTCCACTGTAGGACTAACCCCTCTTGCAATTGTTGTTGTCCCATGGATGATTATGAAAAGTACCGGTACAATGTGCGCATGCTCCCAAGCTCTCATTTTACCCCAGAGATGGTTGAGATTGCAGGGATGGGGAAACTTACGCACACCTATTTATATAGGGCAGCCCTAGGTGTAGGGACTAGCAATAACAACTTGATGTCCAACAGAGATGCCGGGAACCTTTCCAAGGGGGCGGGATTATTGCAAGTGCCAGCATCCTGCATTCAAGTACAGAAGGTGAAGAGTGATCATTTTAATGCCATTCTGGTGGTAAGCAGCTCTTTCAAATATCTATTGTCTCTCTTGGTATTGGGTGAGATGGGAAAGTAA